One genomic region from Salvia hispanica cultivar TCC Black 2014 chromosome 2, UniMelb_Shisp_WGS_1.0, whole genome shotgun sequence encodes:
- the LOC125204093 gene encoding protein IQ-domain 26-like produces the protein MGKATKWLKGLLGMKRDKENVESDKREKKRWSFAKSGKDSGGFNQIPAADPAWLRPYIGDTEKDQNKHAIAVAAATAAAADAAVAAAQAAVAVVRLTSQGKGGGLYTGGRERLAAAKIQTVFRGFLARKALRALKGLVKLQALVRGYLVRKRAAATLHSMQALFRAQAAVRSQRARRSIGNDYRYQLETQPRKPVSRFDENRGEFYNRRVVAGSYDPSVNSFDDSPKIVEIDTCGPRSRSRRMNGSVSEYSDDHCYQAVSSPLPYPVPARLSIPDCRHPQDFDWGFVTEDYKFRTAQNTPRFSCSGRAHVPVTPPKSVCGDGLFRPYSNCPNYMVNTQSFRAKLRSYSAPKQRPESGPKKRLSLNEIMASRSSFSAVRMQKSCSQVQEDFEF, from the exons atggggaAGGCTACAAAGTGGCTCAAGGGGCTTCTTGGGAtgaagagagataaagaaaacGTTGAAAGcgataagagagagaagaaaaggtGGAGTTTTGCAAAATCCGGCAAGGATTCCGGCGGATTCAATCAGATTCCGGCGGCTGATCCGGCTTGGTTGAGACCCTACATTGGCGACACTGAGAAGGACCAGAATAAGCACGCTATTGCGGTCGCGGCGGCCACGGCCGCGGCGGCCGATGCTGCCGTCGCCGCCGCTCAGGCCGCCGTGGCGGTGGTCCGGCTGACCAGCCAAGGGAAAGGGGGAGGCTTGTATACAGGTGGCAGAGAGAGATTGGCTGCTGCCAAGATTCAAACTGTGTTTAGAGGATTTTTg GCCCGAAAAGCGTTACGGGCCCTAAAAGGGCTGGTGAAGTTGCAAGCTCTTGTTAGAGGCTACCTTGTGAGGAAGCGTGCAGCTGCAACACTTCATAGTATGCAAGCTCTGTTTCGGGCCCAAGCTGCCGTACGGTCGCAACGGGCCCGTCGTTCGATCGGGAATGACTACCGATACCAACTCGAGACACAACCGAGAAAGCCCGTG AGCCGATTTGATGAAAATCGAGGTGAGTTTTACAACAGAAGGGTCGTCGCAGGTTCCTATGACCCTTCTGTTAACTCATTCGACGATAGCCCAAAAATCGTCGAAATTGACACTTGCGGCCCGAGATCGAGGTCTAGGCGGATGAACGGGTCCGTGTCCGAGTACAGCGACGATCATTGCTACCAAGCAGTATCGTCGCCTCTCCCGTATCCGGTCCCGGCCCGCTTGTCCATCCCCGATTGCCGCCACCCTCAAGATTTCGACTGGGGATTCGTCACGGAGGACTACAAGTTCCGGACCGCCCAAAACACCCCGAGATTCTCGTGCTCGGGCCGGGCCCATGTCCCGGTCACGCCGCCAAAGAGCGTGTGTGGGGACGGCTTATTTAGGCCGTACTCGAACTGCCCAAACTACATGGTGAACACGCAATCGTTTAGGGCGAAGCTGAGGTCGTATAGCGCCCCGAAGCAAAGGCCCGAATCGGGCCCGAAGAAACGCCTTTCGTTGAACGAGATAATGGCTTCAAGAAGTAGCTTCAGTGCCGTTAGAATGCAGAAGTCATGTTCTCAAGTTCAagaagattttgaattttag